In Bacteroidales bacterium, one DNA window encodes the following:
- a CDS encoding DUF438 domain-containing protein, with protein MSEELIHFSEHYLNLQNYSTGLIEGNNGKNLYEKYKADIEAVTSSETMQLLDFLLQQYPFETVKKNVGKLINIFYKSLKHQKWQMPSEDHFLSYMMQENRAVEKIIAVLRINIKTFLSCSDENRSYNALQILQDIKDLRAYELHYVKKENILFPYIERTFPQYGCLKLMWSFHDDYRKSLNDLERILIDSPTEPAQFNKELGRLFFVVLPVIFREEQIVYPVAYRAIPESAWQDMLVQAHETGWCYINPPKKSEFNKTEKTIASGTIDLDTGVLKREQIIQLFENLPVDITFVDEEDTVRYFSGGKHRIFPRSNAIIGRKVQNCHPPESVHIVNQIVEAFRNGSKSEANFWITMKGKFIYIRYIALRSSTGEYKGTIEVSQDVTDIRSLEGERRLLSWEE; from the coding sequence ATGTCAGAAGAACTTATTCACTTTTCCGAGCATTACCTAAACCTTCAAAATTATAGCACTGGACTAATTGAAGGGAATAATGGTAAAAACCTGTATGAGAAATACAAAGCAGACATTGAAGCAGTTACTTCTTCAGAAACTATGCAATTATTAGACTTTTTGCTTCAGCAATATCCTTTCGAAACTGTCAAGAAGAATGTAGGTAAACTTATCAATATATTTTATAAATCGCTTAAACACCAGAAATGGCAAATGCCTTCCGAAGACCATTTTCTAAGCTATATGATGCAAGAGAACAGAGCTGTGGAAAAGATTATTGCCGTTCTACGTATTAATATAAAAACTTTCTTAAGTTGTTCGGATGAGAACAGAAGCTACAATGCATTACAAATACTGCAGGATATTAAAGATCTGAGAGCTTATGAACTTCACTATGTAAAAAAAGAAAATATTTTATTCCCATATATTGAAAGAACATTCCCTCAATATGGTTGTCTTAAACTGATGTGGTCATTTCACGATGATTATCGCAAATCACTAAATGACCTGGAGAGAATCCTTATAGATTCCCCAACTGAGCCGGCGCAGTTCAATAAAGAGTTAGGGCGCTTGTTTTTTGTGGTACTTCCTGTTATTTTCAGGGAAGAGCAAATAGTTTATCCGGTTGCATACAGGGCTATTCCGGAAAGTGCCTGGCAGGATATGCTTGTACAGGCACATGAAACAGGCTGGTGTTATATAAACCCGCCTAAAAAATCAGAGTTCAATAAAACAGAAAAAACTATTGCATCCGGGACGATTGACCTGGATACCGGAGTTTTAAAAAGGGAACAGATTATCCAACTTTTTGAGAACTTGCCGGTAGATATCACATTCGTTGACGAAGAAGATACCGTTCGTTATTTTTCCGGTGGCAAGCACAGGATATTCCCAAGGTCCAATGCAATTATAGGAAGGAAAGTACAAAACTGCCATCCACCGGAAAGCGTTCATATCGTCAACCAGATCGTTGAAGCGTTCAGGAACGGCAGTAAAAGCGAAGCCAATTTCTGGATAACTATGAAAGGGAAATTCATATACATCCGTTATATCGCTTTGCGTTCATCAACCGGTGAATACAAAGGAACCATCGAAGTGAGCCAGGATGTTACTGATATTAGGTCACTTGAAGGGGAAAGACGGTTGCTAAGCTGGGAGGAATAA
- a CDS encoding Rrf2 family transcriptional regulator translates to MTNIYIKTIKIQKGLLLFNKNILIPLHRIIYPSKGKKMFNKETEYALRGLVYIQMQNSDGKRPGIAEISEQIDAPYFYTAKILQRLVRQGFVKSQKGKGGGFYFDSKQPDLSLKKLIIATEGDKLFNGCGFGLKQCDDNNPCPLHEKYALIRDALIKLVTEENVQSLARDILRNGEKYSPRLK, encoded by the coding sequence GTGACAAATATATATATAAAAACGATTAAAATACAAAAAGGTCTTTTATTATTTAACAAAAATATTTTAATACCTTTGCATAGAATAATTTATCCTTCTAAAGGAAAAAAAATGTTTAATAAAGAAACTGAATATGCACTTAGGGGTTTAGTTTATATTCAGATGCAGAACTCTGATGGCAAAAGGCCTGGTATTGCTGAAATCTCTGAACAAATTGATGCACCTTATTTTTATACAGCTAAAATATTACAGCGATTAGTCAGACAAGGATTTGTTAAATCACAGAAAGGAAAAGGAGGCGGATTCTATTTTGATAGTAAACAGCCTGATTTATCCTTAAAAAAACTGATTATAGCTACAGAAGGAGACAAACTGTTCAATGGTTGTGGTTTTGGTTTGAAACAATGCGATGATAACAACCCCTGCCCTCTTCATGAAAAATATGCTCTAATAAGGGATGCTCTCATTAAATTGGTCACAGAGGAAAATGTACAAAGTCTGGCTCGCGACATACTAAGAAATGGAGAAAAGTATTCACCCAGGCTTAAATAA
- the ric gene encoding iron-sulfur cluster repair di-iron protein has protein sequence MKFESNIEITIGEIVAKDFRAAKLFKEAGIDFCCGGYKFLSEACKEKGSDLAAIIKQLNLLTERPLGGTINFNEWELGFLSDYIINTHHNFVRRNLPELSFYTQKIAQVHGDHHPELLEVAELFAQIQKELLQHLIKEEEIVFPAIKKAEVSATPEVKTIIISEVNCLRGEHEFAGGAMDKIAVLTNRYHIPSDACNTYRISLKMLEQFENDLHIHVHLENNILYPKAIKLAE, from the coding sequence ATGAAGTTTGAGTCAAATATAGAAATAACAATTGGCGAAATTGTTGCCAAGGATTTCCGTGCTGCAAAATTATTCAAGGAAGCTGGTATCGATTTCTGCTGTGGAGGGTATAAATTTCTTTCTGAGGCCTGCAAGGAAAAGGGTTCAGATTTAGCAGCAATAATTAAGCAACTCAATCTTCTAACTGAACGGCCTTTAGGCGGAACAATAAATTTTAATGAATGGGAACTTGGTTTCTTAAGTGACTACATAATTAATACTCATCATAATTTTGTCCGAAGAAACTTGCCTGAATTATCTTTTTATACTCAGAAAATAGCCCAGGTTCATGGTGATCACCATCCTGAGTTATTGGAAGTTGCTGAGTTATTTGCTCAAATTCAGAAAGAGCTGTTGCAGCATTTGATAAAAGAAGAAGAAATAGTGTTTCCTGCTATAAAAAAAGCCGAGGTTTCAGCTACTCCTGAGGTTAAAACAATCATCATTTCGGAAGTTAATTGTTTGCGGGGTGAACATGAGTTTGCAGGTGGTGCGATGGATAAGATAGCTGTTTTGACAAATAGATATCATATTCCTTCGGATGCATGTAACACATACCGGATATCTCTAAAGATGCTGGAACAATTCGAAAATGATCTTCATATTCATGTGCATCTCGAAAATAATATTTTGTACCCAAAAGCAATTAAACTAGCTGAGTAA
- a CDS encoding hemerythrin domain-containing protein, with protein sequence MKTATENLENDHVHILRLIEVMEQITGSTDPNTEHMETIVKVIRGFADGLHHAKEEKFLFPLMVQKGFSNESGPVAVMLHDHMQGRNFVKGMADHIALFKQGDSGALNAIISNMLGYTELLRNHIAKENTVLFRLADKVFSLADQELLLLEFNKIELDHSNGLVANDFLALIDELEDSYNK encoded by the coding sequence ATGAAAACTGCAACCGAGAACCTTGAAAATGATCATGTGCATATACTTCGTCTGATAGAAGTTATGGAACAAATCACTGGATCCACAGATCCAAATACAGAACACATGGAAACGATAGTAAAAGTGATCCGTGGATTTGCCGATGGACTTCATCATGCCAAAGAAGAAAAATTCCTTTTTCCGTTGATGGTTCAGAAAGGTTTTTCGAACGAATCAGGTCCTGTAGCCGTCATGCTCCACGATCATATGCAGGGTCGGAATTTTGTCAAAGGAATGGCGGATCATATTGCACTGTTTAAACAAGGTGATTCGGGTGCATTAAATGCCATTATCAGCAATATGCTGGGTTATACTGAATTACTAAGGAATCATATCGCTAAAGAGAACACCGTGCTGTTCCGTTTGGCTGACAAAGTATTTTCACTTGCCGATCAGGAATTGTTATTGCTTGAGTTTAACAAAATTGAACTTGACCACTCAAATGGTTTAGTAGCGAACGATTTCCTTGCTCTAATCGATGAACTTGAAGATTCATATAATAAATGA
- a CDS encoding c-type cytochrome, with translation MRHLIYNFTFRSLTLIGVILLFNACGSKTNAPDKAQVQAASVVIDTKAYNDSKGVGKFTEVKLEVIDPAKADLGKVVFSTKCTTCHKLSAEKFVGPGLEGVTQRRTPEWIMNMITNPELMMKSDPVAKKLYEEMLTPMANQNIGDEDARNILEYLRQNDNK, from the coding sequence ATGAGACATCTAATTTACAATTTCACTTTTCGAAGTCTAACCTTAATTGGAGTGATCCTATTATTTAATGCCTGTGGATCAAAAACAAACGCACCAGACAAAGCACAGGTTCAAGCTGCCAGTGTTGTTATTGACACCAAGGCATATAATGATAGCAAAGGAGTAGGAAAGTTTACCGAAGTTAAACTTGAAGTAATTGACCCTGCTAAGGCTGATTTGGGTAAAGTTGTATTCTCCACCAAATGCACCACATGCCATAAGTTATCTGCCGAGAAGTTCGTTGGTCCGGGGCTGGAAGGTGTCACTCAACGCAGAACACCTGAATGGATCATGAACATGATAACGAATCCTGAATTGATGATGAAATCCGATCCGGTAGCCAAAAAGTTGTATGAGGAGATGCTCACCCCAATGGCTAATCAGAATATTGGTGATGAAGACGCCAGAAATATTCTGGAATATCTTCGTCAGAATGACAATAAGTAA
- a CDS encoding WG repeat-containing protein, producing MRIIIGLFLICLLSSQLHSQSTDTIPFEDANGKWGIKILSSGKVLVEPKYQNLDYPYEGLIKARLNDKTGFIDFNGKVIVPFKYHDANYFAEGLAAVSQETKSGWKIGFVDKTGKLVIEMKYYSMYLDRTRFYNGVAVVAKGENNGYGIIDRTGCELTPFIYTYINPFENSIGITTVNKSGKWALLNKAGKELTQFKYDKLTTPYYFSDGLIKMEVGGKIGFVDYFGEEVVPPYFAEASDFSDDLCAVRSVSRWGYIDKKGNNVINYQFDIANQFSEGLALVVYMAHDDGVNNWKCIDKSGKIIFALKGGQPTEYGYFRNGLLLIQNQEEKYFFIGKKGVPLSEDIYDYAEGFSEGLAVVCQDGKCGYVDTTGKLVIPLKYTVASPFVDGFAGVISLTETGLEQELIIDKTGKVVLSK from the coding sequence ATGAGAATAATCATCGGTCTATTTTTGATCTGCCTTCTGTCATCACAATTACATTCTCAAAGTACTGACACTATTCCATTTGAAGATGCTAATGGAAAATGGGGCATAAAAATACTTAGTTCTGGAAAAGTGTTAGTTGAACCTAAGTATCAGAATTTAGATTATCCCTATGAAGGCCTAATTAAGGCTCGTTTAAATGATAAAACAGGATTCATTGATTTTAATGGAAAGGTCATTGTTCCGTTTAAATATCATGATGCCAATTACTTCGCAGAAGGTCTGGCAGCGGTAAGTCAAGAAACAAAGTCAGGCTGGAAAATTGGTTTTGTTGATAAGACGGGTAAACTCGTTATTGAAATGAAGTATTACTCGATGTACTTGGATAGAACTAGATTTTATAATGGTGTAGCTGTTGTTGCAAAGGGAGAAAATAATGGGTATGGTATAATTGATAGAACTGGTTGCGAATTGACTCCTTTTATTTACACTTATATTAATCCCTTTGAAAATAGTATTGGTATTACAACTGTTAATAAATCTGGTAAATGGGCTCTGCTAAATAAAGCCGGAAAGGAGTTAACCCAATTCAAGTACGACAAATTAACAACCCCTTATTATTTTTCAGATGGGTTAATAAAAATGGAAGTAGGTGGTAAAATTGGGTTTGTTGATTATTTTGGTGAAGAAGTTGTTCCTCCTTACTTTGCAGAAGCAAGTGACTTTTCGGATGATTTATGCGCTGTAAGATCAGTTAGTAGATGGGGTTATATTGATAAAAAAGGTAATAACGTTATTAATTATCAATTCGATATCGCAAATCAATTTTCGGAAGGGCTTGCACTAGTCGTTTATATGGCACATGATGACGGTGTAAACAATTGGAAATGTATTGATAAATCCGGGAAAATAATTTTTGCTCTTAAAGGGGGACAACCAACCGAATATGGTTATTTTAGAAATGGACTATTATTAATACAAAATCAGGAAGAAAAGTATTTCTTCATCGGCAAAAAGGGAGTTCCATTATCAGAAGATATATATGACTATGCAGAGGGATTCTCAGAAGGACTCGCAGTCGTATGTCAGGATGGAAAATGTGGATATGTTGATACGACAGGTAAATTGGTCATTCCATTAAAATATACTGTTGCTTCACCATTTGTTGATGGTTTTGCAGGTGTGATTAGTTTGACTGAAACTGGACTTGAGCAAGAATTAATAATTGATAAGACAGGGAAAGTCGTTTTATCTAAATGA
- a CDS encoding nitrous oxide reductase accessory protein NosL — translation MKLRVKIIYSFPLILLMLIGSCKNEMRPINYGKDNCELCRMTVMNPQYAAGLLTSKGKVYTFDAGECLVRYVKKNGVNEKDQYFMSDYNKPGSLVDATTAFYLHGDSIQSPMGGNLASFKDLTSAKVAQTSLGGQILSWKDLIK, via the coding sequence ATGAAACTCAGAGTAAAAATCATATATTCCTTTCCCCTTATCCTTTTGATGCTTATTGGCTCCTGTAAAAACGAAATGCGTCCAATAAATTATGGCAAGGATAATTGTGAGCTTTGTCGAATGACAGTAATGAATCCACAGTATGCCGCAGGATTGCTTACTTCAAAAGGAAAGGTTTATACTTTTGATGCAGGTGAATGTCTTGTGCGATATGTTAAAAAAAATGGAGTAAATGAAAAGGATCAATATTTCATGAGCGACTATAACAAACCAGGAAGTCTTGTGGATGCAACAACTGCTTTTTACCTGCATGGTGATAGTATTCAAAGTCCTATGGGTGGTAACCTCGCTTCTTTTAAGGACCTGACATCCGCAAAGGTAGCTCAGACGAGCCTTGGAGGACAGATTTTGTCCTGGAAGGATCTTATTAAATAA
- the nosD gene encoding nitrous oxide reductase family maturation protein NosD: protein MLHYFVSCSIIFFLTSFSISVVAREITVKSGTKINTIQKALNSAQNGDIIKVTESTYYVEDILIDKSISLIGIGKPVLDGQKKSNVIIISAPQVTINGFVIRNSGFSNIKDKAGIRVEKCDRVKILNNLLENTCFGIYLAKVNGGTISGNIIRGNNSVIQSGNGIHLWYSNHINIYNNKIYGQRDGIYFEFATFCEISHNLSENNHRYGLHFMFSNNDNYAYNIFRNNGSGVAVMYTKHIRMINNTFERNWGSSSYGLLLKDISRSYISNNTFAKNTSGIFMEGTNEVKVERNNFLNNGLAVRMLANCEKDTFLLNNFLGNTFDFTTNGSENLNYLKGNYWDKYSGYDLNRDGKGDLPYRPVSLYSQIIEKLPSAVFLLRSFVAELLDEAEKALPSLSYVNLYDTEPSMHIIR from the coding sequence ATGTTACATTATTTTGTTTCATGCAGTATAATTTTTTTTCTTACTTCTTTTTCCATCAGTGTTGTTGCCCGCGAGATTACTGTTAAATCCGGCACAAAGATCAACACTATTCAGAAAGCACTGAATTCAGCCCAAAACGGAGATATCATTAAAGTGACAGAATCAACCTATTATGTTGAAGATATCCTTATTGATAAATCAATCAGTCTGATCGGTATTGGCAAGCCTGTGCTCGACGGACAAAAGAAAAGCAATGTAATTATTATTTCAGCACCCCAGGTTACCATTAACGGCTTTGTGATCCGCAATAGCGGGTTTTCAAACATAAAGGATAAGGCTGGGATACGGGTAGAAAAATGTGATAGAGTTAAAATTCTTAATAACCTGCTTGAAAATACCTGTTTTGGTATCTATTTAGCAAAAGTTAACGGGGGAACAATCAGTGGGAATATTATTCGTGGTAATAACTCTGTAATACAGTCAGGAAACGGCATACATCTATGGTACTCAAACCATATCAATATTTATAACAATAAAATATACGGACAACGTGATGGCATTTATTTCGAATTTGCAACATTCTGTGAAATCAGCCATAATCTGAGTGAGAACAATCACCGGTACGGACTTCATTTCATGTTTTCTAATAACGACAACTATGCATATAATATTTTTAGGAACAACGGGAGTGGAGTAGCTGTTATGTATACTAAACATATCAGGATGATTAACAATACTTTCGAAAGAAACTGGGGAAGTTCATCTTATGGATTATTGTTGAAAGATATCAGTCGAAGCTATATCTCAAACAATACATTTGCTAAAAATACTTCAGGGATCTTCATGGAAGGGACTAATGAAGTTAAAGTGGAACGTAATAATTTTTTAAATAATGGACTGGCAGTCAGGATGTTGGCAAACTGTGAAAAAGACACCTTTCTTCTGAATAATTTTTTGGGAAATACTTTTGATTTTACAACAAATGGAAGTGAAAATCTCAATTATCTGAAGGGTAACTATTGGGATAAATACAGTGGTTACGACTTGAATCGCGACGGGAAGGGCGATCTGCCCTATAGGCCGGTTAGCCTCTATTCGCAGATTATCGAGAAACTTCCTTCAGCTGTCTTCCTGCTCAGAAGTTTTGTGGCAGAATTGCTGGATGAAGCGGAAAAGGCCTTACCATCCTTGTCATATGTAAACTTATATGATACTGAACCTTCAATGCACATAATTCGATAA
- a CDS encoding ATP-binding cassette domain-containing protein, with protein MIQIERLYKKYGKVKALKGINLTFNLDQVVALVGPNASGKTTLIKCLLGMVIPDEGRILFDGKDIKGDVQYKKRIGYMPQIGRYPDNMLMGYLFGMMKDLGKIRLKDNFDEELIVTFHLEEMFGKPMRVLSGGTRQKVSAALAFMFNPDVIILDEPTAGLDPLASEILKQKIHKEREAGKLLIVTSHIMSEVEEIADSIAYIVEGEALFYKSIAEIKSESGEERLGKALFHLLK; from the coding sequence ATGATCCAGATAGAAAGATTATATAAAAAGTATGGAAAAGTCAAGGCTCTGAAAGGAATCAACCTCACTTTTAATCTTGATCAGGTTGTAGCATTGGTGGGTCCGAATGCTTCCGGTAAGACTACCTTAATTAAATGTCTGTTAGGTATGGTGATACCTGATGAAGGCCGGATTCTGTTCGATGGGAAAGATATTAAAGGTGATGTGCAGTATAAAAAAAGAATAGGCTATATGCCCCAAATCGGCCGTTATCCGGATAACATGCTAATGGGCTACTTATTCGGTATGATGAAAGACCTGGGTAAAATCCGCCTGAAGGATAACTTTGATGAAGAACTGATAGTTACTTTTCATCTTGAAGAAATGTTTGGCAAACCAATGCGGGTGCTTTCAGGAGGTACAAGGCAAAAAGTAAGTGCAGCACTTGCATTCATGTTCAATCCTGATGTAATTATACTCGATGAGCCCACAGCCGGTCTTGACCCATTAGCTTCAGAAATCCTGAAACAAAAGATTCATAAAGAAAGAGAAGCTGGCAAACTCCTCATTGTAACTTCGCATATTATGAGTGAAGTCGAAGAAATTGCTGACAGCATAGCCTATATTGTTGAGGGGGAAGCATTATTTTACAAAAGCATAGCTGAAATTAAATCCGAATCGGGAGAAGAGAGGTTAGGAAAAGCGTTGTTCCATTTGCTAAAATAA
- a CDS encoding ABC transporter permease subunit produces the protein MRKISKYVLHDILRNRILVAYVVLLSLSSFGLFLMNEDVSKGLSSLLTVLLIVVPLVSILFTTIYFFNSYEFIELLVSQPLKRSNILLGVYCGVGLSLLLAFWLGIGLPVLIFDATIVGWYFLLSGTLLTMVFVSLAFLASVLTRDKARGIGISVLLWFYFTLIFDGIILMVMFAFSDYPLEKLTIFMSCFNPVDLARILVLLKMDISALMGYTGAIFNQFFGSSFGIVLAVTVMLTWVLVPIVIALRIFKGKNL, from the coding sequence ATGCGAAAAATTAGTAAATATGTTTTACATGACATTTTAAGAAATCGTATACTTGTGGCATATGTGGTACTGCTATCTTTAAGTTCTTTTGGTCTATTCTTGATGAATGAAGATGTATCCAAAGGACTTAGCAGCTTGCTTACAGTGCTTTTAATTGTGGTTCCCCTAGTAAGTATTCTATTCACGACCATATACTTCTTTAATTCTTACGAATTCATTGAATTGCTTGTATCGCAACCCTTGAAACGCAGTAATATTCTGTTAGGTGTCTATTGTGGTGTCGGACTTTCACTGCTGCTTGCATTCTGGTTAGGGATAGGTTTACCGGTACTAATCTTCGATGCAACTATTGTGGGCTGGTATTTCTTATTATCAGGTACTCTTCTAACTATGGTATTTGTATCCCTTGCATTTTTGGCATCGGTACTTACACGCGACAAAGCTCGAGGAATCGGAATCTCTGTGTTGCTATGGTTTTATTTCACGTTAATCTTTGATGGTATAATACTGATGGTGATGTTTGCCTTTTCAGATTATCCATTGGAAAAATTAACTATATTTATGAGTTGCTTTAATCCTGTTGATCTCGCTCGCATACTGGTGCTGTTAAAGATGGATATTTCTGCATTGATGGGTTACACTGGTGCAATTTTCAACCAGTTTTTCGGATCTTCCTTTGGTATAGTGCTTGCGGTTACAGTAATGCTTACCTGGGTTTTGGTTCCTATTGTAATCGCTTTACGGATATTCAAAGGAAAAAATTTGTGA
- a CDS encoding fasciclin domain-containing protein: protein MRKSITFIFVGFLAISLVISSCNSGVKESSNNSSAPKTTTVPLSGQSGVEDDASQKDVVKVAVGSADHTTLVAALQAAEYVDVLSNAGPFTVFAPTNDAFNKLPKGTVEGLVKPEKKADLRNILEYHVYVGKLDQSFFKDGQTLGMVNGGKVTMGVKDGEVTVNGAGIVASVPCSNGIIHVIDAVLLPPAR from the coding sequence ATGAGAAAATCAATTACATTCATTTTCGTTGGCTTTCTGGCCATTTCTTTGGTTATCAGCTCATGCAATTCCGGAGTAAAAGAAAGTAGTAATAACAGTTCAGCCCCTAAAACCACAACTGTTCCTCTTTCCGGACAATCCGGAGTTGAGGATGATGCATCACAAAAAGACGTTGTTAAAGTGGCTGTTGGTTCAGCAGATCACACAACACTGGTAGCCGCCCTGCAAGCTGCTGAATATGTTGATGTATTGTCGAACGCGGGTCCGTTTACAGTTTTTGCACCAACCAATGACGCTTTCAATAAGTTACCGAAGGGCACCGTTGAAGGACTTGTTAAGCCAGAGAAAAAAGCAGATTTGCGAAATATCCTCGAATATCATGTTTATGTTGGCAAACTTGATCAATCATTCTTTAAAGATGGACAAACGCTCGGTATGGTTAACGGGGGGAAAGTCACCATGGGTGTAAAAGACGGAGAAGTTACAGTGAACGGCGCAGGTATTGTTGCTTCAGTACCTTGCAGCAATGGAATAATTCATGTCATTGATGCGGTTCTGTTGCCACCGGCAAGATAG